One window of the Diachasmimorpha longicaudata isolate KC_UGA_2023 chromosome 9, iyDiaLong2, whole genome shotgun sequence genome contains the following:
- the LOC135166276 gene encoding uncharacterized protein LOC135166276, whose protein sequence is MSVGPPTRFLKHDTSRDLWQIIFSNKPGLSKNQVQSIFSRFGDIDKIIQTGTPHGFCIVKYTTREAAMKCITTDVADRDFITLSPFIQDYQKKNSKEGSEGSAEQEPSDANSNWAEKGTDGKSMKNNNHDIEDESTKLKDRPSIAQDYKEDSNLMQTKDFCQFSKTEYSQSKSNINKPRDQSIAADSGFAHSNSLNNVHSNKATASGKSGMEEKTQFKSLNDRINYLRCQRPLRVPDIGGKNGQGNEDRSSISSDSSSLGGQKVKTELNQSNDSEVAGTYGGSCATSADDKDLDQAAGLPALIDKKAILQKNNSATTLEPICNGLCCQPYAGPSQAHEVIVANIDKTCDVGFIMNLFKDYQPALVTSIREHKKTLRYCHVYFESSQRAQAVEKIFDHIRIHGKELIVLRPETMVP, encoded by the coding sequence ATGTCAGTCGGCCCACCAACGAGGTTTCTCAAGCACGACACTTCCAGGGACTTATGGCAAATCATATTCTCAAACAAACCGGGTTTATCGAAGAACCAAGTCCAGTCCATCTTCTCAAGATTCGGCGACATCGACAAGATCATCCAGACAGGCACACCCCACGGTTTCTGTATCGTGAAATACACCACGAGAGAAGCTGCCATGAAGTGTATTACTACGGATGTTGCTGACCGAGACTTCATAACACTGTCACCGTTCATTCAAGATTATCAAAAGAAGAATTCGAAGGAGGGATCGGAGGGTAGTGCCGAGCAGGAGCCATCAGATGCAAATTCCAACTGGGCTGAGAAGGGCACTGATggaaaatcgatgaaaaataataaccaCGACATCGAGGATGAGTCCACGAAGCTGAAGGATCGTCCGTCAATTGCACAAGATTATAAAGAGGACTCTAATTTAATGCAGACAAAGGATTTTTGTCAATTCTCGAAGACTGAATATTCTCAGTCAAAGAGCAACATTAATAAACCAAGAGATCAATCAATTGCTGCAGATTCTGGCTTCGCTCATTCAAATTCGTTAAACAATGTTCACTCAAACAAAGCAACAGCTTCCGGGAAGTCAGGAATGGAAGAAAAAACTCAATTCAAATCATTAAATGATAGAATTAATTACCTGAGGTGCCAACGTCCGCTCAGAGTTCCGGACATCGGAGGGAAGAATGGACAAGGAAACGAGGATCGATCGAGCATTTCGTCAGACAGTTCGTCTTTGGGTGGGCAAAAGGTGAAGACTGAATTGAATCAATCGAATGATTCTGAGGTGGCTGGGACTTATGGAGGGAGTTGCGCGACGTCAGCAGATGATAAGGACTTGGATCAGGCAGCAGGACTGCCTGCGTTAATCGATAAAAAGGCAATacttcagaaaaataattcagcgACGACGTTGGAACCAATTTGCAATGGACTTTGCTGCCAACCGTACGCCGGTCCCTCCCAGGCCCACGAGGTCATCGTCGCCAACATCGATAAGACATGCGATGTGGGGTTCATCATGAATCTCTTCAAGGACTATCAGCCTGCGTTGGTGACGAGCATAAGGGAGCATAAGAAGACTCTTCGATATTGTCACGTTTACTTCGAGAGTTCTCAACGCGCACAGGCAGTTGAGAAGATCTTCGATCACATAAGGATTCATGGGAAGGAGCTCATCGTACTCCGCCCAGAGACCATGGTGCCATAA
- the LOC135166278 gene encoding innexin inx7-like produces the protein MTASVLGSFSVLKDHVKLKVVQDAPVIDNIVFRLHYRATFVLLLIGSLLVCSKQFFGDHIKCMIDKETDKILSAVVNSFCFFSSTFTITKYMNASYLNANRIPHPGVGPYTGAEETVHHAYYQWVPFVLFFQAIIFYIPHYLWRGAEGGRLKKLVSGLHMAALSLQDEKIEVSKDVSIPSKADHMKKIQLIRNYFVANLRVNRTWAYYLGICETLNLVNVILQIYLTNSFLGGSFLDLGVRVVEYDDWTSGVSPLDMVFPKVTKCIFHKYGASGGVEKWDALCVMALNIVNEKIYLFLWFWFIILALISGVAVVWRLASMFLYSKSDRFNRVLFSMACPGYSKPWYALQMVRDYHFGDWLFLYYIAKNLDNYAFTELLSQLEEEKTSQGDTHYNQALSILEDGETLFKKV, from the exons ATGACTGCGTCCGTTCTGGGTAGTTTTTCCGTCCTTAAGGATCATGTCAAGCTAAAAGTCGTGCAGGACGCCCCTGTCATTGACAACATCG TTTTCAGACTGCATTATCGAGCCACATTCGTCCTACTCTTGATTGGATCTCTGCTTGTCTGTTCCAAGCAATTCTTCGGAGATCATATAAA ATGTATGATAGATAAAGAAACGGATAAAATACTGAGCGCTGTTGTCAACTCGTTCTGCTTCTTCTCCTCCACTTTCACGATC ACAAAATATATGAACGCTTCGTACCTGAATGCAAATCGTATACCCCATCCTGGAGTTGGTCCCTACACTGGGGCAGAGGAGACGGTACATCATGCGTATTATCAGTGGGTGCCATTTGTCCTGTTCTTCCAAGCAATCATATTCTACATACCTCATTACCTCTGGAGAGGAGCCGAAG GTGGTCGTTTGAAGAAACTCGTTTCTGGACTACACATGGCAGCTCTATCCCTCCAGGACGAGAAAATAGAGGTGTCAAAGGACGTATCGATTCCCTCGAAAGCCGATCACATGAAGAAAATCCAGCTTATTCGAAATTACTTCGTCGCCAATCTTCGCGTCAATCGAACCTGGGCTTACTACCTCGGTATCTGCGAGACGTTAAATCTTGTCAATGTGATACTGCAGATTTATCTTACGAATTCCTTCCTCGGTGGTTCCTTTCTGGATCTTGGTGTGCGCGTTGTCGAGTACGATGATTGGACCAGTGGGGTGTCACCACTGGACATGGTATTCCCCAAAGTCACCAAGTGTATTTTCCACAAGTACGGAGCCTCCGGGGGAGTTGAGAAGTGGGATGCTCTCTGTGTTATGGCATTGAACATCGTCAATGAAAAGATTTACCTGTTCCTCTGGTTCTGGTTCATCATCCTCGCGCTTATCTCTGGAGTTGCTGTCGTCTGGAGACTTGCCAGCATGTTCTTGTACTCAAA GAGTGATCGTTTCAATCGTGTACTATTTTCTATGGCCTGTCCTGGCTACTCCAAACCCTGGTATGCCCTCCAAATGGTTCGCGACTATCACTTCGGCGACTGGTTGTTTCTGTACTACATTGCCAAGAACCTGGACAACTACGCGTTCACAGAGCTGCTGTCGCAGTTGGAGGAGGAAAAGACGAGTCAGGGTGACACTCATTACAATCAGGCACTGTCCATACTGGAAGACGGCGAGACGCTTTTCAAGAAGGTTTAG
- the LOC135166279 gene encoding zip homologous protein 2-like has translation MELNWLLCNKCFVHLKEAKSPFSMTQCGHLFCRKCIAKVGDHCPICNANGVESICLTTPLQPMIVPMFEDIHSVAEKLVLAAKFQKYQLSILTHREQELAKKYLALKTAYWQVTKQIEKVNQEYNAVKRDCADLIAQNNARDHEFYKDSARNARVTFSRQNAIFGKNQPEPHHMFRPGSGNDSEDSDVSGSTIRGLHPPSGPEGIFRVPIVPRVPRSIASTASSRLSTPMSLDYDQSGRGYGSDTSAYFRR, from the exons ATGGAACTCAACTGGCTTCTGTGCAACAAATGTTTTGTTCACTTGAAAGAGGCGAAATCTCCATTCTCAATGACCCAATGTGGTCACTTGTTCTGCAGAAAATGCATCGCCAAag TTGGAGATCACTGTCCCATTTGCAATGCAAATGGCGTCGAATCTATATGTCTCACAACACCACTTCAGCCTATGATCGTCCCCATGTTTGAGGATATTCATAGTGTGGCAGAGAAATTGGTATTGGCTGCGAAATTCCAGAAGTATCAATTGAGTATTCTCACGCATCGTGAACAGGAGTTG GCTAAAAAGTACTTGGCACTCAAGACTGCGTACTGGCAAGTTACCAAACAAATTGAGAAGGTGAATCAGGAGTACAACGCAGTGAAAAGAGACTGTGCTGACTTAATCGCTCAAAACAACGCTCGAGATCACGAATTTTACAaggactcagcgagaaatGCTCGAGTAACATTTTCTAGGCAGAATGCCATATTTGGGAAGAATCAGCCAGAGCCACACCACAT GTTTCGTCCAGGATCTGGCAACGATTCTGAAGATTCAGATGTTTCAGGCTCTACTATTCGAGGATTGCATCCTCCAAGTGGACCTGAAGGTATATTCCGTGTACCAATAGTTCCGAGAGTCCCCAGATCCATTGCTTCCACTGCAAGTTCCAGACTCTCGACACCAATGTCACTTGATTATGATCAAAGTGGACGGGGTTATGGCAGTGATACAAGTGCTTACTTCAGACGTTGA